One window of Xanthomonas sp. 10-10 genomic DNA carries:
- the ftsA gene encoding cell division protein FtsA: protein MNRKGDKSLIVGLDIGTSKVVALVGEYSPGNPIEVIGIGSHESRGLKRGVVVDIESTVQSIQRAVEEAELMAGCEIRSVYASISGNHVQCKNSPGIVPIRDGEVTWSDLERVLDAAKAVAIPADQRILHAIPREYVLDDSQEGIRNPVGMTGVRLEVHAHLVVCAQSAAANITKCVQKCGLQVDDLVLSSLASSVAVLTADERELGVVLVDIGAGTTDLAVYVQGAICHTASLPIAGDHVTNDIAHMLRTPTPEAEQIKVRYACALAQLATAEESIQVPSVGDRPPRRMPRHALAQAVQGRYEEIFEMVQAELRRSGFEEMVRAGMVLTGGASKMEGVVELAEEMLQMPVRVGIPQHVTGLGEVVGNPVHASGVGLLLMGSQIEHPRRPSIPTGRAGSLFKKLKNWYRGEF, encoded by the coding sequence ATGAATCGCAAAGGCGACAAATCCCTCATCGTTGGACTGGACATCGGCACCTCCAAGGTCGTCGCGCTGGTCGGCGAGTACTCGCCCGGCAATCCGATCGAAGTGATCGGCATCGGTTCGCATGAATCGCGCGGTCTCAAGCGCGGCGTGGTGGTGGATATCGAGTCCACCGTACAGTCGATCCAGCGCGCGGTCGAAGAAGCCGAGCTGATGGCCGGCTGCGAAATCCGCTCGGTGTACGCGTCCATTTCCGGCAATCACGTGCAGTGCAAGAACTCGCCCGGCATCGTGCCGATCCGCGACGGCGAAGTGACCTGGAGCGATCTTGAGCGCGTGCTCGATGCTGCCAAGGCCGTGGCCATTCCCGCCGACCAGCGCATCCTGCACGCGATCCCGCGCGAATACGTGCTGGACGATTCGCAGGAAGGCATCCGCAATCCGGTCGGCATGACCGGCGTGCGCCTGGAGGTGCACGCGCATCTGGTGGTGTGCGCGCAGTCGGCCGCGGCCAACATCACCAAGTGCGTGCAGAAGTGCGGCCTGCAGGTGGACGACCTGGTGCTGTCGTCGCTGGCTTCCTCGGTGGCGGTGTTGACCGCCGACGAGCGGGAACTGGGCGTGGTGCTGGTGGATATCGGCGCCGGCACCACCGATCTGGCGGTGTACGTGCAGGGTGCGATCTGCCACACCGCTTCGCTGCCGATCGCCGGCGACCACGTCACCAACGACATCGCGCACATGCTGCGCACGCCCACGCCGGAAGCCGAGCAGATCAAGGTGCGTTACGCCTGCGCACTGGCGCAGCTGGCCACCGCTGAGGAAAGCATCCAGGTGCCGTCGGTGGGCGACCGCCCGCCGCGACGCATGCCGCGGCATGCGCTCGCGCAGGCAGTGCAGGGCCGTTACGAAGAAATCTTCGAGATGGTGCAGGCCGAACTGCGCCGTTCCGGCTTCGAGGAAATGGTGCGCGCCGGCATGGTGCTCACCGGCGGCGCCTCGAAGATGGAAGGCGTGGTCGAACTGGCCGAAGAAATGCTGCAGATGCCGGTGCGCGTGGGCATTCCGCAGCACGTCACCGGCCTGGGTGAGGTCGTCGGCAACCCGGTGCACGCCTCCGGCGTAGGCCTGCTGCTGATGGGCAGCCAGATCGAACACCCGCGTCGCCCGTCGATCCCGACCGGACGCGCGGGCAGCTTGTTCAAGAAATTGAAGAACTGGTATCGCGGCGAATTCTGA
- the ftsZ gene encoding cell division protein FtsZ, with protein sequence MAHFELIEKMAPNAVIKVVGVGGGGGNAVAHMVNTNVDGVEFITANTDSQAIKNCGAKLQLQLGTNVTKGLGAGANPEVGRQAALEDRERIMDALQGADMVFITAGMGGGTGTGAAPVVAQLAKEMGILTVAVVTKPFPFEGRRRMQVALKGIEELSQHCDSLITIPNEKLITVLGRNATMIQAFRAANDVLQGAVQGIADLIVRPGLINVDFADVRTVMSEMGLAMMGTGSARGDDRAQAAAEAAIQNPLLDDVNLAGANGILVNITAGPDFTMSEFDEIGRTIEAFASEDATVVVGTVLDPDMQDEVRVTVVATGLNRAVARQTQRPDQRAPIKLVRNATTGQPEFGDFDTTSGDAVSKAVGGSMGLGLRRPSSDSVGSSHSAGNAAPPAADLPNDYLDIPAFLRRQAD encoded by the coding sequence ATGGCACATTTTGAACTGATCGAAAAGATGGCTCCCAACGCGGTCATCAAGGTTGTTGGCGTAGGCGGCGGCGGAGGCAACGCGGTCGCGCACATGGTCAACACCAACGTCGATGGCGTGGAATTCATCACCGCCAACACCGACTCGCAGGCGATCAAGAACTGCGGCGCCAAGTTGCAGCTGCAGCTCGGCACCAACGTCACCAAGGGCCTGGGCGCCGGCGCCAATCCGGAAGTCGGCCGCCAGGCGGCACTGGAAGATCGCGAGCGCATCATGGACGCGCTGCAGGGCGCGGACATGGTGTTCATCACCGCCGGCATGGGCGGCGGCACCGGCACCGGTGCTGCACCGGTCGTTGCGCAGCTTGCCAAGGAAATGGGCATCCTGACCGTGGCCGTGGTCACCAAGCCGTTCCCGTTCGAAGGCCGTCGCCGCATGCAGGTCGCGCTGAAGGGCATCGAGGAGCTGAGCCAGCATTGCGACTCGCTGATCACCATTCCCAATGAAAAGCTGATCACCGTGCTCGGCCGCAACGCCACCATGATCCAGGCCTTCCGCGCTGCCAACGACGTGCTGCAGGGCGCGGTGCAGGGCATCGCCGACCTGATCGTGCGTCCGGGCCTGATCAACGTCGACTTCGCCGACGTGCGCACCGTGATGTCGGAAATGGGCCTGGCCATGATGGGCACCGGTTCGGCTCGCGGCGACGATCGCGCACAGGCCGCTGCCGAAGCCGCCATCCAGAACCCGCTGCTGGACGACGTCAACCTGGCCGGTGCCAACGGCATCCTGGTCAACATCACCGCCGGCCCGGACTTCACCATGTCCGAGTTCGACGAGATCGGCCGCACCATCGAAGCGTTCGCTTCGGAAGACGCGACCGTGGTCGTCGGCACCGTGCTCGACCCGGACATGCAGGACGAAGTGCGCGTGACCGTGGTGGCCACCGGCCTGAACCGTGCCGTCGCCCGCCAGACCCAGCGTCCGGACCAGCGCGCGCCGATCAAGCTGGTGCGCAACGCCACCACCGGCCAGCCGGAATTCGGCGACTTCGACACCACCAGCGGCGACGCGGTGTCCAAGGCCGTCGGTGGCAGCATGGGCCTGGGCCTGCGCCGTCCGAGCAGCGACTCGGTCGGCAGCAGCCACAGTGCCGGCAATGCCGCACCGCCGGCTGCAGACCTGCCCAACGATTACCTGGATATCCCGGCGTTCCTGCGCCGCCAGGCCGACTGA
- the lpxC gene encoding UDP-3-O-acyl-N-acetylglucosamine deacetylase, with protein sequence MTQQRTLKNTIRATGVGLHSGDKVYMTLRPAPVDHGVVFRRVDLEPVVEVPADAELVTETTLCTGLTCNGAKIQTVEHLMSALAGLGVDNVIVELSSAELPIMDGSSGPFVFLLQSAGIVEQNKAKRFIRIKQTVEVREGDKVARFEPYDGYKLGFTIEFNHPMIPAKQSRQEIEFSTSAYVKEISRARTFGFMRDLEYMRERNLGLGGSMDNAIVLDEFRVLNEDGLRYTNEFVRHKILDAIGDLYLAGGAILGAYEGFKSGHALNNKLVRALLADQAAWEWVSFPEGTEQPPVTYASPVYA encoded by the coding sequence ATGACCCAGCAACGCACTCTTAAGAACACCATTCGCGCCACCGGCGTCGGCCTGCACAGCGGCGACAAGGTGTACATGACGCTACGACCGGCCCCGGTCGATCATGGCGTGGTGTTCCGGCGTGTGGACCTGGAACCGGTCGTCGAAGTCCCCGCCGATGCCGAGCTGGTCACCGAGACCACGCTGTGCACAGGCCTGACCTGCAACGGCGCCAAGATCCAGACCGTCGAACACCTGATGTCGGCACTGGCCGGCCTGGGTGTGGACAACGTCATCGTCGAACTGTCCTCGGCCGAGTTGCCGATCATGGACGGTTCGTCCGGCCCGTTCGTGTTCCTGCTGCAGTCTGCAGGGATCGTCGAGCAGAACAAGGCCAAGCGCTTCATCCGCATCAAGCAGACGGTGGAAGTGCGAGAGGGCGACAAGGTTGCGCGTTTCGAGCCGTACGACGGCTACAAGTTGGGCTTCACCATCGAATTCAATCACCCGATGATCCCGGCCAAGCAATCGCGCCAGGAAATCGAGTTCTCCACCTCGGCCTACGTCAAGGAAATCTCGCGCGCCCGGACCTTCGGCTTCATGCGCGACCTTGAGTACATGCGCGAGCGTAATCTGGGCCTGGGCGGTTCGATGGACAACGCCATCGTGCTGGACGAGTTCCGCGTGCTCAACGAGGATGGCCTGCGCTACACCAACGAATTCGTGCGCCACAAGATCCTGGATGCCATCGGCGACCTGTATCTGGCTGGCGGCGCCATCCTGGGCGCCTATGAAGGTTTCAAATCCGGCCATGCGCTCAACAACAAGCTGGTGCGTGCGTTGCTGGCGGATCAGGCCGCCTGGGAATGGGTCAGCTTCCCCGAAGGAACCGAGCAACCGCCGGTGACCTACGCCAGCCCCGTCTACGCCTGA